The DNA segment TGGACAACACGGTAGCAGGGTACGTGGCAGACGGGCCGAGGGTTGGCGGCGGCGGAGGGAGGAAACGTCCGACGGACGGGGCAGCAGTGGACAAGGTGGTGGAACGGCGGCAGAGGAGGATGATCAAGAACCGGGAGTCGGCTGCCCGGTCTCGCGCCAGGAAGCAGGTACGTACGGTGGCCGTTATATCAATGTACCACGATGATAACATACAAAGAGCCAGGCATGTGAAGGGAATGCAATGTGCACAGGCATACACGGTGGAGCTGGAGGCGGAGCTGAACCAGCTGAAAGAAGATAATGCCCGGCTGCGAGAAGAACAGGTGAGTGCAAGCCTAGCTCACCATCGTTGGTATGCCACCCAAGCTCCCCTACTAAGAGACTCTGTTTTCTCCTTTCGCAGGGAAGAGTGATGGCGTTGAGGAAACAACTGGTAATTTCGTGGAACACGATTCACTCTGTAGCCAAAGAATCCATTAGCTTCATCTGTTTTCTTTCCTGTAGCTGCTGGAGTCCATGAGTGAGCAGGCGCGGGTAAACGTGCAGAAGGCCGCGAGGAAGCTGCGCCGCTGCAACAGCGGCACATGGTGATGGCTTTGCCAAGACCCGCTTCCTCCTCTCGTGCACAAGCTGTGAGTTCTAATCCCCTAGCTTTGGTTGGCTTGGTGTCTTGTGCAAAGCGTAGGCAGTGAGAGATACTGTATTATCCTGCAACTTAGTGATGTATTGAGAACACTTctaatatatagatatacatagttgtcatACTGATGGCCAATTTGCACGTCTGTTGTTGGGGAGTCAACGGTGTCGTCTGCCCCTGCAACGAAGATATATTGATGCAACAGTCGAGTATAAGTAAGCTTGCGACGAAATGCATCTATAATTACGGTTCTATAGAATACGCACGAATCGACTACCCAGTTCAGATCCATTAACTATAGATCGTCTTGCATGCATCCACTTGATCTTAGTACAATATTTTCCGACCAATGATACGATTATGGATTTATCGAGTGTAATTTGTAGATAATGCACCTATACATAGGATTCATCAACTATCTGGCCAAATTATTTTTCATTGATTCATCGTACACTGGGGTATACGATGATAATACGATACATCTCCGCTTGCTCGTCGTTAGCCACACGCGTCTCTAAtaacatcataaaaaattataGGCAAACTAAGCTTACAAtttgaagatattaacttgaaaatatttttatgCGTAGACTATTTTTACtatctataattttatttttattttttaaaaaatatttttaaaatacctCTCAATAAATGAATGTAaatgcttttttttcttcttgcttTTCGATCTAACCAATAATGATTCATTACACGTGAGTGAAGATTGTGAGAAATGAATGACTCCTTTCAGACTGCCTCAATAACCTTGTGATATTGGAGACTTATTTGAAAGAAATTATGAAGGAGATGGAGAAGAAGAGAGTATAAATAGTATAACAAAGACTCGCAGAGGAGAAAGTCAGGAAATTACGAATGCGAACAATAAAAGGGGGGGCATTATTGGTATCGATAATGAGTCGAAAGGTGTCGGGTGAGTATTGATGGAGTCAATAATGAACAAAGAAGCGTCGAGTTATTGGAGAGGCATCGAGAGGGATAGTGTTGCCTTCGATTGCACTCGCATGACGTCGTGAGGGTGTGTGTGAGTATAATTGGACTTCCTTTGAATCTTACTTTAATTGGACTTCGTTTGTGTTGGTTAATaactataatcaaaatctaatcatatctataatatatcttacataattatATACggttatataatttaatattcttTCACTTGACTaattaattggtaagatataaaaaaattaaaatcaaaataaataaaataaaagtttatttaaaaaaaatttatataagtgGATTGCACTTGTGCATGACGTCGTGGGGGTATGTGTAAGTATAATTAGACTTCCTTTGAATCCTACTATAATTAGACTCTGTTTGTGTTGGTTGATAACtataatcagaatctaatcatatctataatatatcttaaataattatatatgattatataatttaatattcttCCACTTGACTAATTAATtggtaaaatataaaaaaattaaaatcaaaataaataaaataaaatttatttaaaaataatttacataATTGGATTTTGaaactttgaaaaaatattttatatgtgcacacaaattttataaaatatactaataagtctaataaacataataatatcacattaagtctaacttatcaatacgagtTATAATGATTATATGTTATTAGTATCATACTTCCTTCTATATACCACAACATTATTAGTTCTTCCTAATGTAATATAAAATAACCCATGTAATTTGTATTATCAAGATAATTATATTAtcacattcaatcataatatatacatacataaatataaataggatagtacaaaaattataattatataaataagaatatcaattataataatcACTCAAATATGTCTCACAATATCTTTTATGGTTATGCACAAAcacaatcataagaacatgttctttcataTATTCTAAACTATAAGTTATTGATAAATGAATCAACAATCAATATAGTGGAACTCAAAttcttaattaatattaattatttttagactTTTTCAATAGCCATCAAGTATTTTATACTATAATGCATATAATTGCTAGATTACTTATTATGCTATAATTTTGATTAATGGCctcaaagtaaataaaaaaaatcagtttttattattgataatgtaataatatattaGTTAATATTATTTCCTATAAATTACTCTTTCAACTAATAAATATAAAACACAAAATGTACTTCATTGTTATCgagataatttatataattaatatttaaaaatattattattttaagttgatctaattttatatatatgagcatataatcatTTGTCCCTTCCATGTATCTTGTTATTTTCTTTATAACAtctttgtattttattcttgGGTAACTCTAATATTTACCTAGTATTTCGATCACAAAATTGATATCTAGTCTCGAATTTTTTGAAtctgatttttttaattaattaaaaaatacttattttgattgaaattttttaCTTTTAGCATTTACTGAATAAAGATTTATACTACATCTTTCCGAGACTCAATCAATACATCTTTTTTTAGACAGTCCTAATAATCATTAAAATCTATTCCtagatatctcaatgccaataatatATGATATcttattcatatcaatcatcttaaaattcttagtaattttttttttatttggtacAATAAACTGTGATCACTACtagtaaataaaatattattcacaaatagaccaatataataaatttacTCATATTCACCTTTAGATATTAACATTGATTAACAATATTTTTCTTCAATCTAAATAAAGAAATAGAATCAAGAAATTTTACACAATTGTGTGGAGGCTTATTAAGAACataaatgaattatatatatatatatatatataattttatatttctttcattttcttagtGAATCATTTAGATTAATCCATGTAAATCTAGATCTtcattcaaaaaacttattttcaCATTCATATAATTCAAAACCATAATAAGTCGCTAACGTCATTATGATTCTTAATTAGTTTATTTAAAAagctaaagaaaatattttgatcgatacattctttatgagtaagATTTTTTACCATAAGTTTGGTTTTTATATCGTTTGATATTACCTTTTTAGTCATATTTATATAACATACTCTTTTATAGTTATTGAATAATTTGACGAGTGTTTAGACACCATTATGGTCTATTAAATTTTAACACTTCTTTTATTATGTCATACTATTTTGTAGAATCATTATCTTTCAtaacttataaaaataataataaaaaaattaattcctatatcataatattattttttatagatataccacataataataaaaaataacatgtCTCCTTTTCCTTCGAGATATTCTTAAAGCTATCATTCTACAAGATTATTAGCGATGATATTAACATCATGCATGAGTTTatcaatgttattttattattcactctCAATAATTCTTTAGTTGATTTAAGGAATAACAATGAAAATGATAAATGAGTATCAACCTTTTATCTCCTCAATATTAAGTTTAAATTTTGAGATTTCTACTTTTATTGATTAGCTATTTTCTAAGAATCctatattatcatatttaattatctttgtactatgattagggtaataaaatTTGTATCCTTTTGAATTTTtctgaataaataataaaatatctagaaataattattatctaattttttttcatatgaattgaagacCCTTATCTTTGTCATATAatcctaaatatgtaaatatctcgtGTTAGATTTTCTATTAATTTATAACTCAAAAGAAGTTAATGGAATTAACTTATaagaaactctattcaaaatatacatAACCATCATtcgagcttctccttacattaaTTCAGATATAGAGGAATAACCTATCATGCTCTTAACCATATTAATAAgagaataattttgatttaaaataatCTTGTTCTACTATAGCACATATAGTAAAACATACTAAGCACAAATACCTCACTTTTTAAGGAATATAACAAAAAGTTAAAATTttaactttttctatctaattgtcttttGACTTATATATGTACACCTAAATATATTAATAGCTTGAGACCTtagatatttatatttaagtgataatcgataaaaataataaaatatctctctCCACTAAAATAGAAAACATATAGTGACTCATCGATATAAGCATATATAATCTCAAAgaatttataaaactatatttcactCCAATATTTGACTACAGGATCATTGTAAATtcaagattcatattaattctatatgaattattatatagaatttaaaagttaacttttattgaattataaatatattaagtttgtaactatcaaaagagaaataataacataataattcTTTATAAGGAACTCAAATTTCTAGAATTATAGAAACATAACATTAAATGAACGATAGGTACCAACTACTATCGCTTTTACATTAAGATGATTCCCTACAATGATGAATTTATCATCTCTTGGCTTAAGGGATAGGTACCAACTACTATCGCTTTTGCCTTAAAATGATTTTctacaatgataaatattttatactatcttgattcttgtaattaGATGAatctctattattaataatataagtttGAAACATCAGAATCAATCTATAAAGTATTAGAAAAAGacttctataatatttgattccaaaacATATAAATGTTAGATTTATATCTTTCCTTTTTAAAGCTAAAATCTTAGTCTCTCTTTATATGGCCTTTCttacttaaaaataataattttttatcatgaaaatttgTCTTTCAtaagtttatataatatttataaactcaGGTGAGTTAAACTTTAACTTTTTTCTATTGTTACCTACTCCCTAAATAGTATccaaaatattataagtctttcctatttaaatcttaatttttttatatacatatactAGTTAGCTTATTTAAGTTTTACTTAAAGATAAGAAATATaactaataataaattatataaaaaagaaCTCAACTATATTTATGCCCAAAGTTCTTAAGGTTACATCTTTGTTAGGAATATTGAGGATACaatcttgaattcctcaaataccGTCATATAAATTAATCTTTAAGTTGTAGACTATcatgaagtctaaatattattagtaattatcataaaattgagtctctTAGATCTTCCTTAATTATTTATCTCAATTAATTATTTCATAAAACTTTTCAATATTTATGTTTGTAATCCTCTTAACTAATCTGATCAAGATCTAAGAAACCTAGAGTAAATTATATATGCTCAAGTTATTTCTAATaatttaattcaaaattatatgaatatttataagaatataataaaaatataattataataaaaataatataatattaatattttgagtCTTTTTGGTAATTATTGAACTATTGAGATCATCTCTATTTCATATTTGGTGAAATATTAATAGATGATTGGTACAATCTTTATAGAATAGTATTGTAATATTTGAATAtacaaactcaagttataaaatatccaaaatagtatcattctacttatcatataattattcgAATTAGATTCTTCACtggaattatctaaatctcataattatgtgtcattatgaatattatttttttattatcatttaagACTaagtttttaatataattttataagttattagtttAGACTACTTTAGTAGctacaagactaatataataatttaaaatattttataaataaaaaaatatttattataattcatatctaaTAAGCCTAGCATCTCAAGCCAACAATTATCAATTAGATAAAACATAGGGATATGAGttgtaaataatattcactaatttttttcaatctactttataataaaatagttgaataataataaaataataatcataataattatttaatattaactAGCATAAAGAAAAACTCATATAATAACTATAACCATAAATCAtgtgtgaaaaataaatattactttataattttaagtatttgcatgtaaataatcaaataaatatccaagaataataattagattttcatTTATCAtgtataaaattttatcaatatgtcatatgaaaaaaatataaaagaaaagtcataatttatatattttttaaatatagaatCCTAAATTAAACCAGTCAAccatatttaattaggtaagttaAGAATTGGGCTACTCGAATTGGACTTATAGATTTGGGCCAATAATCCATCACTTGTCAAAATTAAAGTTAagaattaatcaaaatttaatctttCTCAAATTTAATCAAAACTTGATTGATGGAATCTAACTCTGGTTAAGTAATAAAAACATAATCATGATCaagtataattaaaatatttgattaaaataaattaaaattagttacttttataattaaggatataagctaaaaattttaaataatttatgaagggcaaaactataattttggtGGGATATatactaaaaatatataatttttgaatGGCATAATTGGAAAGTAAAAAAATTTAACAACACAAgttagatttttttatatttgaggggtaaaaatatcttttaaaaaacCCTAATTCTCACACTACTGTTGTAGTCGCATTCTAGCGCGCCCACGCTTGCGGATCTCGCCAGCAATCATCGATCGTCTTCTTACGCACCACTCGTGATGGCACGACTCTTCTTATGTGGTTAACCAACGACCTCACCAGTCATTATGCCATGTCGCTGTGTTCGTCACCGGTGGAACACCTATGCGGCGTGTTGCTAAAAGAGTGTCACTGACGAATCGTTTCTTTGTGCTGATCAATAACCCCCATGGTTGTCATAGCACGCATGTATGCGTAATCATTAtgaatcatgacatttggtatctagTTGACGTCAGGTACAATTAGCAAATGCCACATGGCATTACTATAGTTGCCATAGGCACGACACTATTATAGTTATCATAATCGCGACAGGTAGTGACTCTACTACACTCTCCACAGGTAGTGACACTGTAGTCGTCATAGGCCCCATGTCGCTTTTTATTTTGTATAAAATCGTTGCTTATGATTGGGTTGGCGACCATTAGAGGTTGTTACCCCAATAATGCTATTGTTAATAGCAAGCTGTCAATAATGATCCATAGATCATGAAGTAGATGATAAGACATTACCCGCAAGTAGATGATAAGACGGACTAGATATAAAGTAGATCGACAAAATAGGAGAATCGTTTGAgcattataaattaaaattaaaaaatatattttcataagcgaagatattaataaataaatctaaatataaaataaatctaaaatacTTTTAtaataaagtatttgatttcaaaatatgactgtgataccaattataagtataaaaattatgattatgctattattttatgaaatattttaatgttaaaaattaaaatcaaataacgataGATTAAATTTATAATGTATACTTTTTGATGTTACTTAAAAAATTTTTGGGATCCGAAGGCACATTATCATCGAATTTGAAAgttacaagcaaaaaaaaaagctagacttacatttttctctctttctatcaTTCACAAAACCATAATGAGAGATGAATTAAGGAGCATGAGATGTATCTTATAACTATTGTATTATTTATGATAGATTTTATCTTTTTTCGAGGAGATCAAAAGGTATAGGATAAGTAATtagatgatgaggatagtaattacgataagactcggctgatgtCAGTCGACGCCTCACACCTCGATCGGCGTGACTGCACCCGGTCAAACGAACCGGAACaccggccgaggcgcattaacgcctactcaggcttggttcttcacgccacgccaacgctaatgtcagacgctaccagcctgccccctgcaagcgggcacatcaaacaacagtaagcttcTCTATAAATATCCTCTTATTCAGCAGAGAAAGGGGGAGACAAAACACTTCTtcttctgaaaccccctccactatcaactaatttgatcgtcggaggggtcgggccgagcaccccgacccgacctttgtgtaggtgcgaagccgagggtccTCGGCGGACGCGCGGAAGAGGAGTTCCTCCCCGGAGGAAACGGCGACCACGTCTCGATCGAACCATCGCACCAGACCGACCTCGCGGGCTCGAGGAACACCCCGGAGAGATCCCCGTCGACCGGACCCGAATCGAGCTGCgtcagccccgaggccacggctccaggttgtttacactaacattttggcgctagaaggagggctcagAATGTCGGGTTATCACCCGAGCGGCCCAGACGAGCCCACGACTGAGAGGTCGCACCCGATCAAAGCCtcaggggaacatcccccgcacagaggccatcgtgacgaacaccccgccacgacctccgaACGATAATGGcaaatattcaacgacccgggtttgtcGCCGCCCGACGGCACCCCCGCTAACTCGACGcccgtgtcacccgaggcctttcacgacctcgcccgttaagtccgagctctgatagatatggtgcaaaccatctTCCCGCTCATTCCTCATCCGGCACACCCGCCTGCAGTCCAACAACTGCAACAACGCAACccgcccgttcgggcccacacTACACTTCCGACGTTCCCCACTTCACCTCGGGTCCGACCGGCCCCACTCGaggatccagtgatggcaaacccgagcgaccgctcggaacccgaggcactctcttcggacACCCTGCGGGCCCAGTTGCGCTTTGTCAGCCAGCGACTCGATGAGGTGCAGTaagaggttcgcaggtccaagggagagctcgaggaggacgcacaccaagggtctcccttcacgcccgagatacgggatcagacagtccccccggacttccagttcccctctctggacgcttatgatggctccaccgacccggcggaccaTGTAGCTGCTTTTCGCGTCCAAATGGTGCTATGCGGAACCTCTGATGCCTTGATGTGCAGAGCATTCcctaccactctgagagggccgACCCACTCGTGGTATGGCGGTTTAAAGACCGGAACGATCGCTTCCTTCAACCAGCtcgtcaaggacttcgagctccacttcgtggcctatgcacagccgaagccttccacgacactgctcctcggactcaaacaaagggaggacgagcctctCTCTCATTTTGTGGATCgttttgccacgcaaatccggggcTTGCCGGaccctcacccctctctgttagtgcaggcgtttatgataggcctgcgacctttcAGACTCTTCTGGTCCCTTGCGAAGCAACCTCCCACCATGGTGCCAGAGATGCTCTAGCGCGCTAACCGGTACATCACCGCGGAGGCTTGGGCGACCGTGAGGAGAAGCGATGGCACCCGATCGCGAGCTCCATAAgagaggtcaagcacccgcggtggctacCCGATGTAGTCCTCATGGAAAGAAATCTGAGCCCTGCCTTAGCCTCTTTCGAGCcaaggttcagtatctacctgaccccCTCTCGGCTCGCGGTTAGCCCCGCCTTAAAATCTTCTGAATCTACATAGCTCGGCCACAGAccgccgagtccacctcagcgcggcctgcccgcctgagtcgtgtccctcgacctttgccatatccctcggccaTAGACCGCCCGAGTCCATCTCAGGGCAGCTTGCCCACCTAAGTTGCATCTCTCGGCCGTAGACTTCCGAGCCCCCCTCAGGGCTATCTGCCACCCGAGCCACACCCCTCggccatgttgcccgagaccacgcctgcgcggcctgcccgcttgcgtcgtgctcctcggccgcattttgcccgagaccacgcctgcgcggtccgctcgcctacgtcgtgctactcggtcgcatgatgcccgagacacacctgcgcggcctacccgcctgcatcgtgctcctcggctccatgcacccgagacacacctgtgcggcctgcccgcctacgtcgtgctcctcagctccatgcccccgagacacacctgcacggccagcccgcctgcgtcgtgctcctcggctataCACCCCCCCAAGACcgcgcttgcgcggccagcccgtttgaaagctaaagccatgcctcggactcccgttacaacgaccgacgcatagcttctttccgggggggaatatgatgaggatagtaattacgataagactcggtTGACGTCAACCGACGCCTCATGCCTCGATCGACATGACTGCACCCGGTCAAACGAACCGGAACACCagtcgaggcgcattaacgcctactcagactcagttcttcacgccacgccaacgctaatgtcagacgctaccagcctaccccctgcaagcgggtacatcaaacaacagtaagcttccctataaatatcctCTTGTTCATCATAGAAAGGGGGAGACAAAacacatcttcttctgaaaccccctccattatcaactaacttgatcgtcggaggggtcgagccgagcatcccgacccgatctttgtgcaggtgcgaagccgagggtccccgcCGGACGCGCGGACGAGGAGTTCCTCCCCGGAGGAAACGACAAtcacgtcccgatcggaccatcacACCAGACCGACCCcacgggctcgaggaacgccccggAGAGATCCCCGTCAACGGGAcctgaaccgagccgcgtcggccctgaGGCCACGGCTCCAGGTTGTTTACACTACTAGTAGGAAAGTCTTTTCTATTGAAATTATCTCATAAGAAATTATATCATACCTGAATTATTTTCTAATAGtcaataattataatcaaaatttaatcatatatataatataactcggTAATTAGCAACGGAAGAGATTCTCAGGTAGGTGAAataatagaaatatatatatatatatatatatatatatatatatatatagtcagtcTGAAAAgagtaaaataatatattattattattattatcattattttaaaGAAATTATCTGTAATAAAAGAGGTTGACAATAATTGGGAAATAAAGAGTCGGGTAATAGCGTCATACAAAGACATAAGAGCAAAAATGTAAATTTACAAACGAAGACGGATGATACAATACGGAGACGGTCTCCCTGAAACCCGGGCGGGTTATTTTTGAGACCGAAAGGAGAGAGATGGCGGAAGGAGGAGCCGGGAAGAGTGGGGAGGCCCCGGCGACCGTGGAGGCGACGATGACGATAAAGAAGGCACCGAGGGCAGAGGTGGAGGAGCTTCCGAAGGCGATTGTGCGCCGCGTGGTGAAGGATAAACTCTCCCAGTTGGCTTccggaggagaggaagaggatgTGTCGGTACAAAAGGATGCGCTGCTTGCCTTCTCGGAGAGCACTCGCATCTTCATCCACTATGTCTCTGCCACGTGAGCCCCCTTCTCTGGTTTCTTTTTCGGTTTCGCGTTTTGCGGGATCTTCTAGGGTTTCTGCTACTGGAGTTTGACAGGGATCTTTGGGGGAATTGATAATGCAGTCGACGTATTTGATATTTACTCGTAGAAAAGCTTCGATCGTATATAAATAGATTTTGGAAGATCGACTATTTATTGTTGCTGCAGTTCTGTATTTTTGGTTAATGGTTTTCTCATGTACTGTGCTAAGTGTTCATGGTGCTACAAATAGAACTCGATTATTACTTGTTTAGTGATGTCACAAGTAGTGACTGCTTGTGGGACAGTTTGATGATTTTTGCTCCTTATTGACTGGAATTGAGGATATGACTACATGTAGGGCAAACGATATCTGCAAGGAATCAAAGAGACAGACAATTAATGCTGATGATGTTCTCAAGGCACTCGAGGAAATTGACTTTCCTGAATTCGTTGAGCCGCTAAAAGTTGCTTTGGAGGGTTAGTATTTTGCTCTAATTCTATGAAACTATTCTTAGTCTTTCATTCTTGCTTACTGTTACGCCAAGCATGTTTCTTTTTCATAAGAGTCATGTCATCATATACTTATTTGCAAATATAGATTCATGCACATGTGACATTTTAAATATGTTTGCAGAAATCATTGCTCTAATGAGTTCAATATCTATTTTGTTAGTTATTCTATCGTTCACAAATATTGTGGACCGTTGACATGTAAGTATTTCATGTTTCTATGTTAGATTTTATGCTGCAAGTTTGGAACTTTGACGTTCTGTTTTGAAATTACTGCTGATATATAATTTTGCCCTAAAACATTTTGGCATTTGCACCATTTATCAAGATGCATAACTAGATCCTGCAACATGTGGGTTAGGCAAGTTTTAAATCCTTGCTTAGCATTTTTGTTAAAACTAATATATCTTAGACTCTTATTGATTAGACTGAAATTTGTAGGTTGCCGatctatttattttctttgcTGTCCTGTGTTTCATTGTCTACTGTTATATTTACAACTTTTGGAATTTTCATCCTGTGGACATTCCTAGGGAGTAAATCATGAATTAGTGTAAATTGTGAAGCCTCATGCGCTAGGTTTGCTTTCTTTCCTATTTGATGGATGGTTTCCTTTTACGTTAGATTTGTGAAGACAGATGTACATTCGTGGGTATAGAACTTTTGAGTTGTATGTGCTAAAGAATTGATGATTTTGGGATAATTTTTAATTTCTATAGTTTCATCAATTAACTAGTTCATAGGGAGGATGAGGAAAAACATGTTGGATGTGAATGACTCATTTGCGTAAACCACATTATGGGTGTGGTAGAGTTCCTTGATTTCAAATGGAGTTGATGAACTCAGTTCTTCTTTACCTAGTTCTTTATATATACTTCAGACTTTAAGTAAATTGTAATTGATTAAAGTGTTGCTGGCCATATCAACTATAGTCTTGTAACTATGTTATAGAGGTCTTTAGCAATTTTAGCCTTGATGAGTTAGAATTTAGAAAATTAATTGTTAGCAATTGAAACAATATGAGGTATGACTTCCAAATTTCACACTATGAAATTCTACTTGTCATTTTTATCTATGATGTGCAACGTCAAAGGAAGGAGCTCTGAAGTAGACAAATTGGTTCAGAAAGGAGAAACCAAGCTAAATACTTGGACATAGAAACTGGTGTGAGCAGTCAACATTGGGGTGCAATAAGGAAACTATCTGGATATTGTTTGGTTCATTGAAGGATTGATTGGGATGATACCATTTTGCATTGCCAACCTATATTACATAGATCATGAGAACCATGAAAAGGTAACAGGAATCACTTCTGAGAAATCAATG comes from the Musa acuminata AAA Group cultivar baxijiao chromosome BXJ2-8, Cavendish_Baxijiao_AAA, whole genome shotgun sequence genome and includes:
- the LOC135582402 gene encoding DNA polymerase II subunit B4-like encodes the protein MAEGGAGKSGEAPATVEATMTIKKAPRAEVEELPKAIVRRVVKDKLSQLASGGEEEDVSVQKDALLAFSESTRIFIHYVSATANDICKESKRQTINADDVLKALEEIDFPEFVEPLKVALEDFRTKNAVKKSGSKGRQTKKRKVDELSTQNGEDGGDGSDE